Proteins from one Ranitomeya variabilis isolate aRanVar5 chromosome 1, aRanVar5.hap1, whole genome shotgun sequence genomic window:
- the MLEC gene encoding malectin encodes MPGVTVRGPVAALLLAALALLAGAEAGLGDKVIWAVNAGGEAHVDVHGIHYRKDPLEGRVGRASDYGLKLPILRSVPEDQILYQTERYNEDSFGYEIPIREEGDYVLVLKFAEVYFAQSQQKVFDVRVNGHNVVKDLDIFDRVGHSTAHDEIIPVVIKKGKLTVQGEVSTFTGKLNVEFVKGYYDNPKVCALYLMKGTVDDVPKLEPHPGLEKKEEDEEDEEEESPSTRKNTKKSVQSGPRTPNPYASDNSSLMFPILVAFGVFIPTLFCLCRL; translated from the exons ATGCCTGGTGTAACAGTCCGGGGCCCAGTGGCCGCTCTGCTGCTCGCTGCACTCGCCCTGCTGGCGGGAGCGGAGGCCGGCCTGGGTGACAAGGTGATTTGGGCTGTCAATGCTGGGGGCGAGGCCCATGTGGACGTGCACGGCATCCACTACCGGAAGGACCCGCTGGAGGGCAGAGTGGGCAGAG CGTCGGACTATGGATTGAAGCTGCCGATTCTCCGCTCCGTCCCCGAGGATCAGATCCTGTACCAGACAGAGAGATACAATGAAGATAGCTTTGGCTATGAGATTCCTATCAGAGAAGAGGGAGACTACGTCCTAGTGCTGAAGTTTGCGGAGGTGTACTTTGCACAGTCACAGCAGAAG GTGTTTGATGTACGTGTCAATGGACATAATGTAGTGAAAGATCTAGACATATTTGACCGTGTAGGACACAGCACCGCACACGATGAGATCATTCCCGTCGTTATCAAGAAGGGAAAACTTACTGTCCAAGGGGAAGTGTCCACATTTACAGGGAAGCTCAATGTGGAGTTTGTAAAG gGATATTACGACAATCCCAAAGTGTGTGCTCTATACCTTATGAAAGGAACAGTAGACG ACGTTCCAAAGCTGGAGCCTCATCCTGGTCTAGAGAAaaaagaagaggatgaggaagatgaAGAGGAGGAAAGTCCTAGTACAAGGAAGAACACCAAGAAAAGTGTGCAGTCTGGTCCTCGCACTCCTAACCCTTATGCCTCAGACAACAGCAGCCTCATGTTTCCAATACTGGTGGCCTTTGGAGTGTTTATCCCCACACTCTTCTGCTTATGCCGGCTATAG